The genomic interval TTTTTCTATCAAATTGTTATTCGAATAGAACCAGCGTGCTCACATTAGACCAGAAACAGAAAAATGGGGCAATGGGCTGAATTTGCAAAATGTTCAAACTCGATTTTTCAGAAGGCGTGCCTTCTCACGTGTCCATTCCCGTTCTTTTTCACTGGCGCGTTTGTCGTGTTTGCGCTTGCCTTTAGCAATGCCCACTTCCAGTTTCACCCGATTATTTTTCCAGTAGAGCTTGAGTGCGATAAGGGCCATCCCTTTTTGTGACACCAAGCCGAAGAGTCGTGACAATTCTTTCTTGTGAAGCAGCAGTTTTCTGGTGCGTGTGGGATCTGGGCGAAAGTGCGTTGAAACTGTCGGCAATGGCGTGATGAGGCAGCCAAGTAACCAAGCCTCGCCATCTTTCAGTAATACGTAGCTGTCGGACAAGTTGACCTTGCCCGCCCGCAGCGATTTGACTTCCCAGCCTTCTAGTACCAAGCCAGCTTCCAGCGTGTCTTCAATAAAATACTCAAAACGCGCCTTTCGGTTGACGGCGATGGTATTGGTACCGGGGGATTTTTGCTTTTTCTTGCTCATGGGCGCGCATTATAGCGATCTCTTGTGGCGTTGGGTACCGCAATGCGTGCGTTGACAAGCCCGACAGGGTAAAATGCCGCGCCATGTCATTGAAACGAACTGAATGATGCCTAAGGTTCATCGACAAGCACTGTTGCCTTATCCGCCTGAAGCACTGTTTGATGTGGTGCATCGTGTCGAAGACTACCCGGTGTTTGTGCCGCATATTAGAGATGTGGTGGTGACGCCGGTGGCCGAGAATGAGTTGATCGCCCGGGTACAGCTCGACAGTGCGGCGCTCGGCGGCTTTTTTGCCACACGCAATCGTTGGGAGCGGCCACATTGGCTGAAAATGCAATTGGAAGAAGGGCCACTATCCTATCTTCAAGGTCAATGGCGCTTTGAAGCCGTGGGCGATTCAGGCTGCCGTGTGACGCTGGATCTTGATTTTGATTTTGCCAATCGTCTGATAGGGTTAGCATTCAGTCGCGTATTTGGCCATTTGGTCGGCCAGCTATTTGATGCTTTTGTGCAGCGTAGCCGAGAGGTGTGTAGTGACAAACAAAACAGTTGAGGTGGTGTATGCCCTGCCTGAAAAGGCCACAGTCATTACGCTCAATATCGATGACGCGACCACGGTGGGGGAGGCCATTTCACAAAGCGGGATTTTGGAAAAACACCCGGAAATTGATCTGAGTCGACAAGCCGTCGGGATATTTTCTCAAATAGTGCCGCTCGATACCGTCCCTAGCGACGGGGATAGAATCGAGATTTATCGCCCGCTGATTGCGGATCCAAAGGAAATGAGAAGGCGGCGGGCGGCACAAATGGCCGCGCGAAAAGTGGCACAGAAAAAGGGTTAACCGGCTTCTCGGCTGTTCTGTTGGCAGTCGCCATGGGCGCCAAAGCGTTCACGACACTGCTTGGCCTGTTCCAGCGCCTCTTGCGTTTCTTCCTCGGTCGGCGGATACAAAGTGTCCAGTGGCACGCTGATGCCATATTCGTTAATCATATGGACGTGGAATCGTCGTAGGTGTCTTGGTTCGGCAACGCCACAGCTGTGCGCGATGGTACACACTTCTTTTTGCACTGACGCATGATAGGCCGCAACTCGTTGTGCTCGATCGTCAACATCAATGGCATCGTGTAATTTGGGGTTGTGGGTTGTGATACCGGTTGGGCAGGTGTTTTTGTTGCATTTCAACGCCTGAATGCACCCAAGCGCGAACAAGAACCCGCGGGCGCTGACAACATAATCCGCGCCCATGGCAATGGCCCACGCTACCATCGCTGGATTGATTAACTTGCCAGAGGCGATCAGGCGAATGCGGGATTTTAACCCGGTGCGGTAGAGCAAATCGGAAACGCGAGGCAAGCTTTCTTTTAGCGGTAACCCAACATAATCCAATAGGCTTTGCGGCGCGGCCCCGGTTCCGCCATCGGCACTGTCGATGGTGATGAAGTCAGGGGCCGATTCTATTCCACGTTTTCGAATTTCATCGCACAGCGTTTCAAGCCATCCATAGGAACCAATACAGGCCTTGAAGCCTGTCGGCTTTCCGGTGATGTTGCGAATATGATTGATAAAATCAAGCAGTTCCTGAGGAGAGGCGATTTCAGGATGCCGATTCGGGCTAATGGAGTCTTTTCCGGGCTCGATGCCTCGAATGGCGGCGATTTCCGGCGTCACCTTGATGCCGGGCAGTACACCGCCTTTGCCTGGCTTCGCGCCTTGACTAAGTTTCAGTTCAAACATTTTGACTTGCGGATGTGAAGCGACTTCAGCCAATTTACCTTCATCAAG from Gammaproteobacteria bacterium carries:
- the smpB gene encoding SsrA-binding protein SmpB translates to MSKKKQKSPGTNTIAVNRKARFEYFIEDTLEAGLVLEGWEVKSLRAGKVNLSDSYVLLKDGEAWLLGCLITPLPTVSTHFRPDPTRTRKLLLHKKELSRLFGLVSQKGMALIALKLYWKNNRVKLEVGIAKGKRKHDKRASEKEREWTREKARLLKNRV
- a CDS encoding type II toxin-antitoxin system RatA family toxin, with translation MMPKVHRQALLPYPPEALFDVVHRVEDYPVFVPHIRDVVVTPVAENELIARVQLDSAALGGFFATRNRWERPHWLKMQLEEGPLSYLQGQWRFEAVGDSGCRVTLDLDFDFANRLIGLAFSRVFGHLVGQLFDAFVQRSREVCSDKQNS
- a CDS encoding RnfH family protein — translated: MLLCSVAERCVVTNKTVEVVYALPEKATVITLNIDDATTVGEAISQSGILEKHPEIDLSRQAVGIFSQIVPLDTVPSDGDRIEIYRPLIADPKEMRRRRAAQMAARKVAQKKG
- a CDS encoding FMN-binding glutamate synthase family protein, which produces MTTAPWYSGLAWLVYLFWFAIGLAVIAVVILFVIDISQKRDPIRQNYPVIGRFRHIFIKLGEFFRQYFFAMDREELPFNRAERVWVYKAAKRANNTRAFGSTRSLTQPGSIIFLNCAFPTQDEDSVKPEALTFGPYCRQPYQAPQLFNISGMSFGALSAPAVEALSKGAALAGCWLNTGEGGLSPHHLAGQCDLVFQIGTAKYGVRTKDGRLDEGKLAEVASHPQVKMFELKLSQGAKPGKGGVLPGIKVTPEIAAIRGIEPGKDSISPNRHPEIASPQELLDFINHIRNITGKPTGFKACIGSYGWLETLCDEIRKRGIESAPDFITIDSADGGTGAAPQSLLDYVGLPLKESLPRVSDLLYRTGLKSRIRLIASGKLINPAMVAWAIAMGADYVVSARGFLFALGCIQALKCNKNTCPTGITTHNPKLHDAIDVDDRAQRVAAYHASVQKEVCTIAHSCGVAEPRHLRRFHVHMINEYGISVPLDTLYPPTEEETQEALEQAKQCRERFGAHGDCQQNSREAG